Proteins from a genomic interval of Marmoricola sp. OAE513:
- a CDS encoding site-2 protease family protein, which yields MTPDDQRRSTQPPGSFRIGSLVGVDVYVRASWIVIAVLIAALLAPRIESVEPDLGVWKYVAGFGFAVLLYGSILLHEMSHAVMAKRVGLKVRSISLQFLGGATEIEGEAKTAAQEFKIAVVGPLTSIAVGLLGLLVLLADPQGLTRLAVEGIAGANLVVGVLNLVPGLPLDGGRVLRAAVWQAKGNMHTGTIVAGWGGRAIAGLALIWPAFSKQFTGVEPDLYDYLFAAVVGAFLWSGASASMTNARIRQRLPALQARRLARRVVAVPDDLPVSEAVRRAQDASAGGLVVTTGNGTLASIVNETALLSVPEERRPWVPVSSVARSLSEGLVISADLAGEDLIRAMAHTPASEYLLVEPDGALYGLLASTDVDAAFEAGARR from the coding sequence GTGACCCCTGACGACCAGCGCCGCTCGACGCAGCCTCCCGGCTCGTTCCGGATCGGCTCGCTCGTCGGGGTCGACGTCTACGTCCGGGCGTCCTGGATCGTCATCGCCGTCCTGATCGCCGCGCTTCTCGCCCCGCGGATCGAGAGCGTCGAGCCCGACCTCGGGGTGTGGAAGTACGTCGCCGGGTTCGGCTTCGCGGTCCTGCTCTACGGCTCGATCCTGCTGCACGAGATGTCGCACGCCGTGATGGCCAAGCGGGTCGGGCTGAAGGTCCGCTCGATCAGCCTGCAGTTCCTCGGCGGCGCCACCGAGATCGAGGGCGAGGCGAAGACGGCCGCCCAGGAGTTCAAGATCGCCGTGGTCGGTCCGTTGACGTCGATCGCCGTCGGTCTCCTCGGGCTGCTCGTCCTGCTGGCCGACCCCCAGGGGCTGACCCGGCTGGCGGTCGAGGGCATCGCGGGGGCGAACCTGGTCGTCGGGGTCCTCAACCTGGTCCCCGGGCTGCCGCTCGACGGCGGGCGAGTCCTGCGTGCCGCCGTCTGGCAGGCCAAGGGCAACATGCACACCGGGACCATCGTGGCCGGCTGGGGCGGCCGGGCGATCGCCGGGCTGGCGCTGATCTGGCCGGCGTTCAGCAAGCAGTTCACCGGCGTCGAGCCGGACCTCTACGACTACCTGTTCGCTGCGGTCGTCGGAGCCTTCCTCTGGTCCGGTGCCAGCGCCTCGATGACCAACGCCAGGATCCGTCAGCGCCTGCCCGCGCTCCAGGCCCGTCGCTTGGCCCGCCGCGTCGTCGCCGTACCGGACGACCTGCCGGTCTCCGAGGCCGTACGCCGCGCGCAGGACGCCTCGGCCGGTGGTCTGGTGGTCACCACCGGCAACGGGACCCTGGCGAGCATCGTGAACGAGACCGCCCTGCTTTCGGTGCCCGAGGAGCGCCGACCCTGGGTGCCGGTCAGCTCGGTGGCCAGGTCCCTGTCCGAGGGCCTGGTGATCTCCGCGGACCTGGCCGGTGAAGACCTGATCCGGGCGATGGCGCACACTCCTGCCTCGGAGTACCTGCTGGTCGAACCGGACGGTGCTCTCTACGGTCTCCTCGCGAGCACCGATGTAGACGCAGCCTTCGAAGCAGGAGCACGACGATGA
- a CDS encoding tRNA (adenine-N1)-methyltransferase — protein MTQDEQTPIDPSWAGVGRGPLRAGEWVRLVDGKGRRHNICLEAGKTFHTNRGGLEHDELIGRDEGFTITSTSGGEYLVFRPLLNEFVVSMPRGAAVVYPKDAAQIVAMADIFPGARVVEAGVGSGALTCSLLRAVGPHGQVSSFERREEFADVARKNVTQFFRGDHPAWQLTVGDLVTELPGVHGPGTVDRVVLDMLAPWECVDAVAEALVPGGVVVAYVATTSQLGKVTETLRAHGEFTEPQPWETLVREWHVEGLAIRPSHKMNGHTGFLVTARRMAPGNPAPRKKRRPAPGAYGEDYSGPRPADVLDEQAQARSSDAD, from the coding sequence ATGACGCAGGACGAGCAGACCCCGATCGACCCCTCCTGGGCGGGAGTCGGTCGCGGACCGCTGCGCGCGGGGGAGTGGGTGCGGCTGGTGGACGGCAAGGGCCGTCGCCACAACATCTGCCTGGAGGCGGGCAAGACCTTCCACACGAACCGCGGTGGGCTCGAGCACGACGAGCTGATCGGGCGCGACGAGGGCTTCACCATCACCTCGACCTCGGGTGGCGAGTACCTGGTCTTCCGACCGCTGCTCAACGAGTTCGTCGTCTCGATGCCGCGCGGTGCCGCCGTGGTCTACCCGAAGGACGCCGCCCAGATCGTCGCGATGGCCGACATCTTCCCGGGCGCGCGCGTCGTCGAGGCCGGCGTCGGTTCCGGCGCCCTGACCTGCTCGCTGCTGCGCGCCGTGGGCCCGCACGGCCAGGTGTCGTCGTTCGAGCGCCGCGAGGAGTTCGCTGACGTAGCCCGCAAGAACGTCACCCAGTTCTTCCGTGGTGACCACCCGGCCTGGCAGCTCACGGTGGGCGACCTCGTCACCGAGCTCCCCGGCGTGCACGGCCCCGGCACCGTCGACCGGGTCGTCCTCGACATGCTCGCCCCCTGGGAGTGCGTGGACGCCGTCGCCGAGGCGCTGGTGCCCGGTGGAGTCGTGGTCGCCTACGTCGCCACCACCAGCCAGCTCGGGAAGGTCACCGAGACGCTCCGGGCGCACGGCGAGTTCACCGAGCCACAACCCTGGGAGACGCTGGTCCGGGAGTGGCACGTCGAGGGCCTCGCGATCCGCCCCAGCCACAAGATGAACGGGCACACCGGCTTCCTGGTCACGGCGCGCCGGATGGCCCCGGGCAACCCTGCGCCGCGCAAGAAGCGCCGTCCCGCTCCGGGTGCCTACGGCGAGGACTACAGCGGTCCACGCCCGGCGGATGTCCTCGACGAACAGGCTCAGGCGCGGTCCTCGGACGCCGATTGA
- a CDS encoding GtrA family protein — translation MQIVRRIFHSEHPATQVIRFMAVGGIGLVVNLLVIVLCNKLGPDSHGVAIDLPNAVEYNVRWYHVFAVIAFFAANASNFWFNRTYTFRTTAHAHWFSEYWPALLTGLIGLALNLGVLTLLLHPGSFLSLSPDFFDDSSGLRTRLYWAQFIALVVVTPLSFVVNKYWAFGAVLRKPDHVITPIGDLPSEE, via the coding sequence GTGCAGATCGTCCGCCGCATCTTCCACAGCGAGCACCCGGCCACCCAGGTGATCCGGTTCATGGCTGTCGGCGGGATCGGTCTGGTGGTCAACCTGCTGGTGATCGTGCTCTGCAACAAGCTCGGCCCGGACTCGCACGGCGTGGCGATCGACCTGCCGAACGCGGTCGAGTACAACGTCCGCTGGTACCACGTGTTCGCGGTCATCGCCTTCTTCGCCGCCAACGCCTCGAACTTCTGGTTCAACCGCACCTACACGTTCCGGACGACGGCGCACGCGCACTGGTTCTCCGAGTACTGGCCGGCGCTGCTGACCGGTCTGATCGGGCTGGCCCTGAACCTGGGGGTGCTGACCCTCCTGCTGCACCCGGGCTCCTTCCTGAGCCTGTCCCCCGACTTCTTCGACGACTCCTCCGGCCTGCGCACCCGGCTGTACTGGGCGCAGTTCATCGCGCTCGTCGTGGTGACCCCGCTCAGCTTCGTGGTGAACAAGTACTGGGCCTTCGGTGCCGTCCTGCGCAAGCCGGACCACGTGATCACCCCGATCGGGGATCTCCCGAGCGAGGAATAG